One region of Gossypium raimondii isolate GPD5lz chromosome 6, ASM2569854v1, whole genome shotgun sequence genomic DNA includes:
- the LOC105772457 gene encoding phosphatidylcholine:diacylglycerol cholinephosphotransferase 1 — protein MKTAEATAATTTVLSPGFKRSPKSNGKVNGTAAKKTGVNHGNGGYISNGKVSFMKWTLDDVVYVAKYHRLPCFFAAWFLFFIYVEYTLRMVPDSSPPYDLGFVVTRSFHRALASWPELNSLLAALNTVFVAMQSVYIIGTWVVEGRPRATISALFMFTCRGILGYTTQLPLPQEFVGSGMDFPVGNVSFFLFYSGHVAGSVIASLDMRRMQRWELAWLFDILNVLQAVRLLGTRGHYTIDLAVGVGAGILFDSLAGKYIESRRKPAVA, from the exons ATGAAGACCGCCGAGGCAACCGCCGCCACGACGACCGTTCTCAGCCCCGGTTTCAAACGTTCCCCCAAATCCAACGGCAAGGTCAACGGTACAGCTGCTAAGAAAACCGGCGTGAATCATGGCAATGGTGGTTACATCTCTAACGGGAAAGTATCGTTCATGAAGTGGACACTCGACGACGTCGTTTATGTCGCTAAATACCACCGCTTACCCTGTTTTTTCGCGGCGTGGTTCTTGTTTTTCATATACGTGGAGTACACGCTCCGAATGGTGCCGGATTCATCCCCGCCGTATGATCTGGGGTTCGTCGTCACACGATCTTTCCACCGCGCCTTGGCTTCGTGGCCGGAACTTAATTCCCTTTTAGCTGCTCTGAACAcg GTATTTGTTGCGATGCAATCAGTCTATATAATAGGGACATGGGTAGTTGAAGGTCGACCTAGGGCGACAATTTCTGCTCTGTTCATGTTTACGTGTCGTGGGATTCTTGGTTACACAACGCAGCTGCCATTACCTCAG GAATTTGTGGGGTCAGGAATGGATTTTCCGGTGGGGAACGTATCGTTTTTCCTCTTCTACTCCGGCCATGTTGCCGGATCGGTGATCGCTTCGTTAGACATGAGGCGAATGCAGAGATGGGAATTGGCATGGTTGTTTGACATACTCAATGTACTTCAAGCCGTTAGATTGCTCGGTACGAGGGGTCATTACACGATCGATCTGGCGGTCGGCGTCGGTGCCGGGATTTTATTCGATTCGCTCGCGGGCAAGTATATAGAGAGCAGGAGAAAACCTGCAGTTGCTTGA
- the LOC105772456 gene encoding protein POST-ILLUMINATION CHLOROPHYLL FLUORESCENCE INCREASE, chloroplastic isoform X1, producing MAANASIFRSPAQPFQPFSATYRVRAASSFMGASLPNKSPKKKRSANINGKVSATATVTASPMQEIKEYPLPSWAMFELGKAPVYWKTMNGLPPTSGEKLKLFYNPAASKLTPNEEFGIAFNGGFNQPIMCGGEPRQMLKKARGKVDNPIYTIQICIPKHAVNLIFSFTNGVDWDGPYRLQFQVPKAWQNRPIEFFNQGLAEELSKEGACDRAIFPDTSIVVDRCAMIGNLSKEGGDRCSLDWVPGCMDPGSHLYNPLANVDDGTCPIDSDVEE from the exons ATGGCTGCAAATGCTTCAATCTTTAGGTCTCCAGCTCAACCCTTTCAACCCTTTTCAGCTACTTACCGAGTGAGAG cAGCTAGTAGCTTCATGGGTGCTTCATTGCCAAATAAATctccaaagaagaaaagatcaGCCAATATTAATGGGAAAGTGAGTGCTACTGCTACTGTTACAGCAAGTCCTATGCAAGAAATTAAAGA GTATCCGCTCCCTTCGTGGGCAATGTTCGAACTAGGGAAGGCTCCGGTATATTGGAAAACCATGAACGGTCTTCCTCCGACCTCT GGAGAAAAGTTGAAGCTTTTCTACAATCCAGCAGCAAGCAAACTCACTCCGAACGAAGAGTTCGGGATTGCTTTTAACG GAGGTTTCAATCAACCTATCATGTGTGGTGGTGAACCTAGACAAATGCTAAAGAAAGCTCGAGGCAAAGTTGATAATCCGATATACACCATCCAGATATGCATCCCTAAGCATG CTGTGAACTTGATCTTCTCATTCACAAATGGAGTTGATTGGGATGGTCCTTACAGACTCCAATTCCAAGTTCCAAAAGCATGGCAAAACAGACCGATCGAATTCTTTAACCAG GGTTTGGCAGAGGAGCTGAGTAAAGAAGGTGCATGTGACAGAGCAATATTTCCAGACACAAGTATTGTTGTGGATAGATGTGCTATGATTGGCAACTTGTCTAAAGAAGGa GGTGATCGATGCAGTCTTGATTGGGTTCCTGGATGTATGGATCCTGGTTCACACTTGTATAACCCTTTGGCTAATGTAGATGATGGAACTTGCCCTATTGATTCTGATGTTGAAGAGTAG
- the LOC105772456 gene encoding protein POST-ILLUMINATION CHLOROPHYLL FLUORESCENCE INCREASE, chloroplastic isoform X2, with the protein MAANASIFRSPAQPFQPFSATYRVRASSFMGASLPNKSPKKKRSANINGKVSATATVTASPMQEIKEYPLPSWAMFELGKAPVYWKTMNGLPPTSGEKLKLFYNPAASKLTPNEEFGIAFNGGFNQPIMCGGEPRQMLKKARGKVDNPIYTIQICIPKHAVNLIFSFTNGVDWDGPYRLQFQVPKAWQNRPIEFFNQGLAEELSKEGACDRAIFPDTSIVVDRCAMIGNLSKEGGDRCSLDWVPGCMDPGSHLYNPLANVDDGTCPIDSDVEE; encoded by the exons ATGGCTGCAAATGCTTCAATCTTTAGGTCTCCAGCTCAACCCTTTCAACCCTTTTCAGCTACTTACCGAGTGAGAG CTAGTAGCTTCATGGGTGCTTCATTGCCAAATAAATctccaaagaagaaaagatcaGCCAATATTAATGGGAAAGTGAGTGCTACTGCTACTGTTACAGCAAGTCCTATGCAAGAAATTAAAGA GTATCCGCTCCCTTCGTGGGCAATGTTCGAACTAGGGAAGGCTCCGGTATATTGGAAAACCATGAACGGTCTTCCTCCGACCTCT GGAGAAAAGTTGAAGCTTTTCTACAATCCAGCAGCAAGCAAACTCACTCCGAACGAAGAGTTCGGGATTGCTTTTAACG GAGGTTTCAATCAACCTATCATGTGTGGTGGTGAACCTAGACAAATGCTAAAGAAAGCTCGAGGCAAAGTTGATAATCCGATATACACCATCCAGATATGCATCCCTAAGCATG CTGTGAACTTGATCTTCTCATTCACAAATGGAGTTGATTGGGATGGTCCTTACAGACTCCAATTCCAAGTTCCAAAAGCATGGCAAAACAGACCGATCGAATTCTTTAACCAG GGTTTGGCAGAGGAGCTGAGTAAAGAAGGTGCATGTGACAGAGCAATATTTCCAGACACAAGTATTGTTGTGGATAGATGTGCTATGATTGGCAACTTGTCTAAAGAAGGa GGTGATCGATGCAGTCTTGATTGGGTTCCTGGATGTATGGATCCTGGTTCACACTTGTATAACCCTTTGGCTAATGTAGATGATGGAACTTGCCCTATTGATTCTGATGTTGAAGAGTAG
- the LOC105772451 gene encoding disease resistance protein SUMM2 codes for MVNCCSVQWSFENFLLRGWDFIVSHANYVCKLKQTLPALSAALQEMTAQRNDVRRQVDLAEQRLLKPFEQVQLWLLKAETMITEAQELVSNGPQQMNNLCLGGCASKSCLSSYKFGKKVAKMLQEISHHKSKGAFEKVAVNQPAASVVVRPVEQAVALESTIQKVWSCIVETDVGIVGLYGLGGVGKTTILTKLNNKFSTTPNNFDVVIWALVSKDYDVGKIQDRIGGNLGFSDDSWKHKSVEEKAVDIYGVLRNKKFVVLLDDLWERVNLNQVGIPKPSQENGSKLIFTTRSLEVCGEMGARKKIKVECLESEKAWELFQNEVGYETLNSHPDIPNLAKQVAERCGGLPLALITIGRAMACKTTLGDWKYAIEMLKRCALSKMENEVFPLLKFSYDNLPNATMRSCLLYCCLHPEDYCIPKKRLVEYWFCEGLLNEFDRISEAQMQGDNIISSLLNACLLENGGVIDGEDCVKMHDVIRDMALWIIREFEATENNFFVKVGAQLFEEPDVKAWESAKRMSVMENKIAVLKETPNCPNLQTLFLSRNKLKAISGGFFQCMPHLSVLDLSTNYELRALPKGISELISLECLDLSWTGIEELPIELKSLTKLKLLDLSCMFNLRKIPQHLISCFSKLQIFRILAYSKDYPDEDNVLSGGNEKLIEELKGLQRLDILRIQIKSMFCLERFLSFNLFRCWTQALELGDFRESEVLNVLCLENLERLQTLHISNCKSIKEIKMEKLHSLISSSTNYTSYFRTLSQVRIFCCDNLRDITWLILAPNLRTLSVIACGKMEEILSGGKLGEVAGVIGISDPKPFLKLETLSLQLLLKLKSIYWDALPFPCLKLIHILKCKELKKLPLDSNSAKGNQLRIEGSKGWWSTVEWENKATRDVFLPSFKSPYE; via the coding sequence ATGGTCAATTGCTGCTCCGTGCAATGGAGTTTCGAGAATTTCCTTCTTCGTGGCTGGGATTTCATTGTTAGCCATGCTAATTATGTCTGTAAGCTTAAACAAACTCTTCCAGCTTTATCTGCTGCTCTTCAAGAAATGACGGCACAAAGAAATGACGTGCGAAGGCAGGTTGATCTTGCAGAACAACGACTATTGAAGCCATTTGAGCAAGTTCAGCTATGGCTTTTAAAAGCAGAAACTATGATAACAGAGGCGCAAGAATTGGTTTCAAATGGTCCTCAACAAATGAATAACTTGTGTCTCGGCGGCTGTGCTTCCAAGAGCTGCCTGTCTAGCTACAAGTTTGGTAAAAAAGTGGCCAAAATGCTTCAAGAAATAAGCCATCATAAGAGTAAAGGAGCTTTTGAGAAGGTAGCGGTGAATCAGCCCGCAGCTTCAGTGGTAGTAAGACCTGTAGAGCAGGCGGTTGCTCTGGAATCCACAATCCAAAAGGTATGGAGTTGCATCGTAGAAACAGATGTGGGGATCGTTGGCCTCTATGGCTTGGGGGGCGTTGGCAAGACAACAATCTTGACCAAACTCAACAACAAGTTTAGCACCACAccaaataattttgatgttgtTATCTGGGCGTTGGTGTCTAAAGATTACGATGTTGGAAAGATTCAAGATAGGATTGGTGGAAATCTTGGGTTTTCAGATGACTCATGGAAGCATAAAAGTGTTGAAGAGAAAGCTGTAGATATCTATGGGGTCTTGCGCAACAAGAAATTTGTTGTATTATTGGATGATTTATGGGAGAGGGTGAATTTGAACCAAGTTGGGATACCAAAACCAAGCCAAGAAAATGGttccaaacttattttcacTACACGGTCTTTGGAGGTATGTGGTGAAATGGGAGCTCGAAAGAAAATCAAAGTGGAGTGCCTGGAATCGGAGAAGGCCTGGGAATTGTTTCAAAACGAGGTTGGATATGAAACTCTCAACAGCCATCCAGATATTCCAAACCTAGCTAAACAAGTAGCTGAAAGGTGCGGTGGGCTGCCTCTTGCACTAATTACAATCGGTCGTGCCATGGCTTGCAAGACAACACTTGGGGATTGGAAATATGCAATTGAGATGTTGAAGCGATGTGCATTgtcaaaaatggaaaatgaggtatttcCGCTTTTAAAATTCAGTTATGATAATTTGCCTAATGCCACAATGAGAAGTTGCCTCCTATATTGTTGTCTACATCCTGAAGATTATTGTATTCCCAAAAAGAGATTAGTGGAGTATTGGTTTTGTGAAGGGCTATTGAATGAATTTGATAGAATTAGTGAAGCTCAAATGCAAGGTGACAATATTATCAGCTCTCTTCTGAATGCTTGTTTATTGGAAAATGGTGGTGTAATAGATGGAGAAGATTGTGTGAAGATGCATGATGTGATCCGTGACATGGCTTTATGGATTATACGCGAATTTGAAGCAACagagaataatttttttgtaaaagtagGGGCTCAATTATTTGAAGAACCAGATGTTAAGGCATGGGAAAGCGCAAAAAGAATGTCAGTGATGGAAAATAAGATTGCGGTTCTCAAAGAAACACCCAATTGCCCTAACCTTCAAACCTTGTTTCTTAGCCGAAACAAGTTGAAAGCAATCAGTGGTGGCTTCTTCCAATGTATGCCTCATCTATCTGTTTTGGATTTGTCAACAAACTATGAATTACGAGCATTGCCTAAGGGAATTTCGGAATTGATTTCACTAGAATGTCTTGATCTATCCTGGACTGGTATTGAAGAGTTGCCAATAGAGTTGAAATCGTTGACAAAACTAAAATTGTTGGACTTGAGTTGTATGTTCAATCTCAGAAAAATCCCACAACATTTGATATCTTGTTTTTCCAAGTTGCAAATATTCAGAATCTTGGCGTATTCTAAAGATTATCCTGATGAAGATAATGTTTTGAGTGGGGGTAATGAAAAGCTTATAGAGGAGTTGAAAGGTTTACAACGTTTGGACATACTAAGGATACAGATAAAAAGCATGTTTTGTCTAGAAAGATTCCTGAGCTTTAACTTGTTTCGATGTTGGACCCAAGCACTAGAACTTGGTGATTTTAGAGAATCAGAAGTGTTAAATGTTTTATGCTTAGAAAATTTGGAGCGTTTACAAACACTACACATCTCCAATTGTAAAAGTATAAAGGAGATAAAAATGGAAAAGCTGCATTCCTTGATTTCTTCAAGTACTAATTATACTTCATACTTTCGCACATTGAGTCAAGTTCGAATTTTTTGCTGTGACAATTTGAGAGACATAACTTGGCTGATTCTTGCTCCAAATCTAAGGACTCTTTCTGTTATTGCGTGTggaaaaatggaagaaatatTGAGTGGAGGAAAACTTGGTGAAGTTGCAGGTGTGATTGGAATTTCAGACCCTAAACCATTTTTGAAGCTTGAAACACTTTCCTTACAGTTGCTATTGAAATTGAAGAGCATATACTGGGATGCTCTACCCTTCCCATGTTTGAAACTTATTCATATACTGAAATGCAAAGAACTGAAGAAGCTTCCTCTCGACTCAAACAGTGCAAAAGGGAATCAACTCAGAATTGAGGGAAGCAAAGGTTGGTGGTCAACAGTAGAATGGGAAAATAAAGCCACTCGAGATGTTTTTCTCCCTTCTTTCAAGTCTCCTTATGAATGA